The following DNA comes from Ruficoccus amylovorans.
CCTCAATGTCATGATCATGCTGCTGACGGATGCGCTGTTTTCTAATTCGGTGGAGCGGCAGTACTTTCACGGGCGGTTGCGTAACATCATGAACGCGTTCCTGCTGGCCGTCCTGATCGTGCTGCTGGGCGGACTTTACCTGTCCGTCACCGCGCAGTACCTGCCCGGCGGGCTGGCACTGGTCGGGTTCTTTGTTCTGATCGTGGTGGCCGGGGTGATTTTCTGGAAGCGCATTGTGAATATCCAGAGCCGTCTGGAACTGCTCTTCATGGAGAGCTTCAACAAGCGGGCGGAGACCGAGGAGCCGCAGCGTCGCCAGAAGACGCTGGAGGAAATCAAGCGCCAGTACCCCTGGCCGGTGTCGATCCGCGACGTGCTGGTCAAAGCGAACGCCGCCGCCTGCGGCAAGCGCATCAGCGACCTCGACCTGCGCCGCCAGACCCGGGCCTCGATCATAGCGCTCGGGCGGGCCGGGCAGGTCCAGTACGACCCGGGCCCAGGCACGGTGATTTTTCCGCTCGACCACCTCTACCTCTTCGGGAGCGAAGAGGAGACACGCCTGGCCACCGAACTGCTCCAGAGCGAACGCAGCGAACCGGCCGAGGCCAACGGTACGCCGACTTTCACCATCGAGACGATCTACCTCGACCGCGATTCGGAGATCGCGGACAAGACGCTCGCCGGGTCCAACTTGCGCAAGGTTTACGGTGTGACCGTGCTGGGTATTCAGCGGGGGCAGAAGCGGATCACCGGCCCGCTGCCGGACGAAATCCTGCGCCCCGGCGACGTGCTCTACGTGATCGGCAACAGCGAGGGCATCCGCCGCTTTCAAGAGCACCACCACGCCGCTTCCGAATCACTCGAAATTGCCCCTACCGCCGGGTAGGGAAAGCGTGCGTGCTCCATTTTGCGATGCCGCTTTCAAACAGATTTGATAAGGGGCGGGGCTTAACGGGAAGGTCGGAAAGAACGCCAAGTCAGTTCGGAGGCGCAGCCTTCCTCACGTCCCATGCTTCCTGTTAAATAAAAAGGAATCAGGACCGGCTATTCGTAGTACTCGGGCACCTTCATTTGCGTGGGGACGGGGTGGCGGTGGTAGTCTTCGTGGTGAACGCGCTTGGGAAGTTTGATCTCGTCGCGCTCGACCGGCTTGTAGGGGATCTGGTCGAGCAGGTGGTGGATGCAGTTAAGGCGGGCGCGCTTTTTGTCATTGCCCTCGACGACGTGCCACGGGGCGTAGGGGAAACTCGTGCGCTCGAATGTCTCTTCCTTGGCCTTGGTGTAGTCCTCCCAGCGCACGCGCGACTGGAGGTCCATCGGGCTGAGTTTCCATTGCTTGAGCGGGTCGTGAATGCGGCACTGGAAGCGGAACTCCTGCTCCTCGTCGGTGATGGAGAACCAGTACTTGATCAGCCGGACGCCGGAGTTGACCAGCATCTGCTCGAACATCGGCACGTCGTGGAAAAATTGCTCCACCTGCTCCTCGTTGCAGAAATTCATCACACGCTCGACGCCGGAGCGGTTGTACCAACTGCGGTCGAAGAGCACGATCTCGCCCCCGGCGGGCAGGTGCGGCACGTAGCGCTGGAAGTACCACTGGCTTTTTTCGCGTTCGGAAGGGGCGGGCAGGGCAGTCACCCGGCAGACGCGGGGGTTGAGCCGCTGGGTGATGCGCTTGATCACGCCGCCCTTGCCGGCGGCGTCACGGCCCTCGAAGATGACAGCGATCTTGGCCCCGGTTTCAACGACCCAGTCCTGCATCTGCACCAGCTCGATCTGGAGCCGCCGCAGTTCCTGAAAGTAAAAGCGCCGGAAGCTCAGGCGCGCTTTGGGGTCCACCTGCGGACGCAGCCCGGCCTTGACCCCGATGTGCTCCTCAAAGATGTCCTCCAGGTCGTGCTCGATCTCCTCGACCAGGTCATCCATGATCTCCTCGTGGAGACTTTCGTAGGCCGAGCGTTTGCCTTTACTCAGCAGTTTCTTGAGCTGCTTCTTGCTTTTGCGATCAAGGATTTTTTCGCGCTCTGTGTCCACGTTCGCGGGTGCGGGGGTCACCTTGGACGCGCTTTCGTCGGCAGTCACGTTTTCGGCGATGGTTTCGACTTTGGCGGGCTTGAGGAGGCGGGCGGCTTTTTTCGGTTTTAGAGGACTGGTCCGTGCCTTGGACGAAGGGGCGCGGGCGGTGGTTTTGCCGGGTTTGCCGGTGAGTTTCGACTTGGAGGTGGACGCAGAGGGAGAGGTTTTTTCCGGAGAGGATTTGCGCATGGGTATCGGGGATTGAGGTTGACGCCAATAAAACGCCGCCAAGCCCTTTCGTCAAAGCTGTGTTTATGACAAACAGGTTACAATACTAGGCCGTGCTGTTTTTGTGCCGTTATGTCACTGAAGGGTAACTTAAGCACCGGTTTAAGAGTTCATTAGCTGGAGTATTATAGCTAATAAAGGTCTTGCCTTTGTTAAGCTTAGCTAATTTTGTGATCATGGACTAAGAGTTATGCAAACGTTCTTATACCTATCGCTCATCCCCGAGTCGCTGATAGCCTCGATGCTTCCCCCGGAGCAGTTCGGCGCTTATTACGCGACCGGGACACAAAAACGCAGCCGCGGCCGCGCGCTCTTCTTCGAAGTAAAGCGCGACTTCGCCTCGGATTACCTCAAGCTGGACCAGATCGAAAAGCGCTGCGTCCCGCACGAGGACGGGCGTCCGCGTAAATCGAGCTACCTGTCGATTTATCGGGTGCTTGAGCACGTGCCGCTGGAGGCGCTGGGCAAGCTCTACCTCATCACCGATGATGGCAAGATGCTCGCGCTGGAGCCCCAGGAGTACGCGGTAAAGGACGAAGACCCGGTGCACCTCTACCAGGAAATCTGCCCGTTGCGCCCGCGCGTGGCCAGCACCCTGAACCCGTCGGCCTTTTGCCAGCGGATCACGGACCGCAACGAACCGGTCTCTGTGGATAAGATCGTCTTCTGCGAACTGGCCCTCGACGGCCTCGCTCAAGACCCGGCCGAAGCCAAGGCCGACAACCTGCCTTACCCGAACATCGCCCACCTGCGCGACTGCCTGCTGGCGGTCAAGAACGACCCGACGAAGAAGACCAAGACGGTGGTACGCTCAATGCCGGGCGACCTCATGTACCGCACGATCAAACATGGCTTCTTCGTGGGCGGCGGCGGCAAGATGCTCTACTACCCGATGCCGGGCATGGACCAGCTCCAGCGCGAGTACTACGAGTGGTGGCGCTCCGCCGAGTCCTCCATGGGCTAGTATCAGATCGGCTTCTTACGATCCAGTATAGAAAAATCTTATCCACACTTTAGTTATGCATTCCATACATCCGTTATTCTGGTGTGTGCCGGTCGGCTCGGTGGTCGCCCTGGCATTCGCCTGGTATTTCTTCCGCCAGATGATGGCCGAAGACGAAGGCACCGAGACGATGCGCAAGATCGCCGCGCATGTGCGGGCTGGCGCCTACGCCTACCTGCGTCAGCAGTACAAGGTCGTCGGCATCGTCTTCATCGTCATTACGCTGGTCTTCATGTTCCTGGCCTACGGCCTGAAGCTGCAAAACCCCTGGGTGCCGTTCGCGTTCCTGACGGGGGGCTTCTTCTCCGGGCTGGCCGGGTTCTTCGGCATGAAGACCGCCACCTACGCCAGCGCCCGTGCGGCCAACGCCGCCAAGGACTCCCTCGATCACGGACTGCGGGTCGCCTTCCGCTCTGGCGCGGTCATGGGGCTTGTCGTGGTCGGCCTGGGTCTGTTGGACATTTCCATCTGGTTCCTGGTGCTCTCGCACTTCTATCCGATTGGCGAGGCCGAAGGCCACAACCTGATCATCATCACGACCACGATGCTGACCTTCGGAATGGGGGCCTCGCTGCAGGCGCTCTTCGCCCGTGTGGGCGGCGGTATCTTCACCAAAGCCGCTGACGTTGGTGCTGACCTTGTAGGCAAGGTTGAGGCGGGCATCCCCGAGGACGACCCCCGCAACCCGGCCACCATCGCCGACAACGTTGGTGACAACGTCGGCGACGTTGCCGGGATGGGTGCGGACCTGTACGAGAGCTATTGCGGCTCGATTCTGGCTACGGCCTCGCTCGGTGCGGCCGCCTTCCTCGGCGCAGGCACGGACGTGCAGATGAAGGCCGTCATCGCCCCGATGCTGATCGGTGCGTTTGGCACGCTGCTTTCTATTCTGGGGATATTCAGCGTTCGCGTACAAAAGGGCGCGGACAGCAAGGCCCTGCTCGGCGCACTTGGCAAGGGTATCAACGTCAGCTCGGCGCTGATTATCGTCTTCTCGGCCCTCGTGCTGTACTTCCTGAAAATCCCCAACTGGTACGGGATCTGGGGTGCGATCGTGGTCGGCCTGATCACGGGTATCGTTATTGGCCGCGCCACCGAGTACTACACCTCGCAGGCTTACCGCCCGACGCAGCGCATCGCCGAACAGGCCAAAACTGGCCCGGCGACGGTCATTATCGCGGGAATGGGCGAGGGGATGCTCTCGGTTGCCTACCCGGTGCTGGCGGTCTGCGTTGGCACGACGCTGGCCTACCTGCTGGCCACGGGCTTTACGTTTGACTCGGACACCATGTCACAGGGGCTGTATGGGATCGGCATCGCCGCGGTCGGCATGCTCTCGACGCTCGGCATCACCCTGGCCACGGACGCCTACGGCCCCATCGCCGACAATGCCGGCGGTAACGCCGAAATGAGCGGCCTGGACCCCGAAGTGCGCCGCCGCACGGACATGCTCGACTCGTTGGGCAACACCACCGCCGCCACCGGCAAGGGCTTTGCTATCGGCTCGGCCGCGCTGACCGCGCTCGCGCTGCTGGCCTCCTACATCGAGGAACTGAAGATCGGCATCAACCGCGTCATGGCGCAGTTGGGCGAGTTCACCTTCCCGGACAAGACGGTCGTGCACTCGGCCAACGAGGTGACCAACCTGAGTCTCTTCGACATGATGAATGTCTTCGAGGTCAACCTGATGAACCCGAAGGTGATCATCGGGCTGTTCCTGGGCTGCATGATGGCCTTCCTCTTCTGCGGGCTGACCATGAATGCCGTGGGCCGCGCCGCCTCCCAGATGGTGGACGAGGTTCGCCGCCAGTTCAAGGAGATACCCGGTATCCTCGAAAGCAAGGCCGAGCCGGATTACGCCCGTTGCGTGACCATCTCGACTTTCGCCGCTCAGAAGGAAATGCTCTTCCCCGCGCTCACGGCTGTGATCGTGCCGGTGCTGGTCGGGATCGTCTTCGGTGTGCCGGGTGTGCTCGGCCTGCTCGGTGGCGCGCTCGCGGGCGGTTTTGCCCTGGCGGTCTTCATGGCCAACAGCGGCGGTGCCTGGGATAACGCCAAGAAGTACATCGAAGAAGGCCACCACGGCGGCAAGGGCTCCGAAGCCCACAAAGCGTCCGTCATCGGTGATACCGTGGGCGACCCCTTCAAGGACACCTCCGGCCCGAGCCTCAACATCCTGATCAAGCTGATGAGCATGGTCTCCATCGTGGTGGCGGGCGTCACCGTCAGCTTCAGCCTGCTTTAAGATTAACCAATACCGCCCCGCGTGCGCCGGAGCCGATCCGGCGGCGCAGGGTGGGGTGGTGTTTGTTACAAGCTGGTGACGAACGCCTTATAAGTTTGCCTTAACGGAAAGCCGCGATTTACGTCGCGGCTTTCCTTTGGGGAAATTTATGTTGCAGGAACGCCAGCCGGAACCCGCCGCCCGCGCCGTCGAGGACACTGTCCGCCAGGACAAGTCCACCGGTGGCCTGCGGCGCATCTATAACGCCCTGCGCTACTCGCTGCAGGGGATCGGCGCCGCCGTCAAGCAGGAGTCAGCCTTTCGGCAGGAGATGATTCTGTGCGCGGTCCTCGTACCGGTGGCCGCGCTGCTGCCGGTTGGCCTGCTGGGAAAGGCGCTCATGCTCGGTAGCCTGTTTCTGGTGCTCATCACCGAGCTCCTCAACTCCGCCATCGAGTGGACCGTGGATTACGTGAGCCAGGAGACACACCCCTTTGCCCGCCGGGCCAAGGACATGGGGAGCGCCGCCGTCTTTTTCTCCCTCGTCAACGTCCTTGTCGTCTGGGTGCTCGTCATCGCGCAGGCCTGGCAGGATGGCATGTTCGGGTGAGTGTGATTGGTTCAGCCGGTGAGCAAAAAAAACGCGCCCCGGAGTGAGGCGCGTTTGGGACTCGGCTTTTTGATGAAAAACCGGACACCCGGCTGGCTGCTTCAGCGCAGGCGGATGAGGAGGTCCTTGGTCTGTACGCTGTCGCCCATTTTGACAAGGATTTCGTCCACCACGCCGTTTTGCGGGGCGTAAACGGTGGTCTGCATCTTCATGGCCTCGATCACGGCGAGCTTGTCGCCCTTGGCCACCTTCTGGCCCACGGTGGCGTTGAGGCCGCTGATCATGCCGGGGATTGGTGCGGCCACCTGGCGCGGGTCGGCCGGGTCGGCCTGCGGGCGGTGCTCGGTGGCGGGCTTGACAGCGGCGTCGGCGACAAAGGTTTCGCGGGCGCGCCCGTTGATCTCAAAGGTCAGGGTGCGCACGCCTTCCTCGTCGGGCTCGCCGATGCCGGTCAGGCGGATGTAGAGTGTCTTGCCCTCCTCGATGTCCACCGTGATTTCCTCGCCCAGCTTGAGCCCGTAGAAGAAGGCCGGAGTCGGCAGCACGGAGACGTTGCCGTAGTCGGCGCGGGCCTTTTCCAGCGCGGTGAAGACGTCCGGGTACATCAGGTGGTCGAAGAGGTCGTCGTCGCTGACTTCGCGCTTGAGGCGCTTGGCCAGCTCGGCCTTTTCCGCCTTGAGGTCGATCTTCGGAGCCTTCGTGCCGGGGCGTCCGGTCGAGGGCTTGCGGTCGCCCAGCACGACCTTTTGCAGCGGCTTGGGCCAGCCGCCTTCAGGTTGACCGAGGCCGCCCGAGAGCATGTCCACCACACTGGCGGGGAAGGGCGTCGAGCCGGGATCGAGGTTGAGCATGTCGCGCGGTTCGATCCCCTTGGAGAGCAGGAAAATCGCCAGATCGCCCACCACTTTGCTTGACGGAGTGACTTTTACGATGTCCCCGAGCATGAGGTTGACCTCGCGGTAGTAGCGGACAACTTCGGGCCAGCGTTTGCCCAGGCCCAGCGCGGTGGCCTGCTCGCGCAGGTTCGTGTACTGGCCGCCGGGCATTTCGTGCCGGTAAACCTCGGCGCTCCCGAATTTGGGTGAGGTGTCAAACGGCCCGTAGGACTGGCGCACGGCTTCCCAGTACAACGAAAGCTCGTCGAGTGTGGCCTGATCGAGCCCGGTATCGCGCGGGCTGTGGCGCAGGGCGTGGGCGACGGAGTTCAGGTTCGGCTGTGAGGTGAGCCCGGAGAGCGACGAGATGGCCAGGTCCACGATATCGGCTCCGGCCTCGGCCGCCTTGAGAATGCTCGCGCTGGCGATGCCGCTGCTGTCGTGGGTGTGGAAATGGATCGGGATGCCGACTTCCTGCCGGAGGGTTTTGATCAGCTTCTCCGCCGCGAGCGGGTGGCAAAGTCCGGCCATGTCCTTGATCGCAAGGATATGCGCGCCCATGTTCTCCAGTTCCTTGGCCAGGCGCACGTAGTACTCCAGCGAATACTTGGCGCGGTCGGGGTCGAGAATGTCCCCGGTGTAGCACAGGGCGGCCTCGCAGAGCGCGTCCGTGTGCCCGGTGACGGCCTCGATGGCGACCTTGATATTGGGCAGGTAGTTGAGGCTGTCAAAAACGCGGAACAGGTCGATCCCGGCCTCGGCGGTGTGGGTGACGAAGGCGCGGATGACGTTGTCGGGGTAGTTGGAATAGCCGACGCCGTTAGCCCCACGCAGGAGCATCTGGAAAAGCACGTTGGGCACGCGCTCGCGCAACTCGCGCAGGCGGGCGTAGGGGCACTCGTGCAGGAAGCGCATGGCTGTGTCAAAGGTGGCTCCACCCCACATTTCCATACTGAAGAGGTTGGGCAGGCGGCGGGCCATGACGGGGGCGGCCTGGAGCATGTCGTAGCTGCGCACGCGGGCGGCGAGCAGGCTCTGGTGCGCGTCGCGGAAGGTCGTGTCCGTGACCAGCA
Coding sequences within:
- the ppk2 gene encoding polyphosphate kinase 2 → MDDLVEEIEHDLEDIFEEHIGVKAGLRPQVDPKARLSFRRFYFQELRRLQIELVQMQDWVVETGAKIAVIFEGRDAAGKGGVIKRITQRLNPRVCRVTALPAPSEREKSQWYFQRYVPHLPAGGEIVLFDRSWYNRSGVERVMNFCNEEQVEQFFHDVPMFEQMLVNSGVRLIKYWFSITDEEQEFRFQCRIHDPLKQWKLSPMDLQSRVRWEDYTKAKEETFERTSFPYAPWHVVEGNDKKRARLNCIHHLLDQIPYKPVERDEIKLPKRVHHEDYHRHPVPTQMKVPEYYE
- a CDS encoding sodium-translocating pyrophosphatase — its product is MHSIHPLFWCVPVGSVVALAFAWYFFRQMMAEDEGTETMRKIAAHVRAGAYAYLRQQYKVVGIVFIVITLVFMFLAYGLKLQNPWVPFAFLTGGFFSGLAGFFGMKTATYASARAANAAKDSLDHGLRVAFRSGAVMGLVVVGLGLLDISIWFLVLSHFYPIGEAEGHNLIIITTTMLTFGMGASLQALFARVGGGIFTKAADVGADLVGKVEAGIPEDDPRNPATIADNVGDNVGDVAGMGADLYESYCGSILATASLGAAAFLGAGTDVQMKAVIAPMLIGAFGTLLSILGIFSVRVQKGADSKALLGALGKGINVSSALIIVFSALVLYFLKIPNWYGIWGAIVVGLITGIVIGRATEYYTSQAYRPTQRIAEQAKTGPATVIIAGMGEGMLSVAYPVLAVCVGTTLAYLLATGFTFDSDTMSQGLYGIGIAAVGMLSTLGITLATDAYGPIADNAGGNAEMSGLDPEVRRRTDMLDSLGNTTAATGKGFAIGSAALTALALLASYIEELKIGINRVMAQLGEFTFPDKTVVHSANEVTNLSLFDMMNVFEVNLMNPKVIIGLFLGCMMAFLFCGLTMNAVGRAASQMVDEVRRQFKEIPGILESKAEPDYARCVTISTFAAQKEMLFPALTAVIVPVLVGIVFGVPGVLGLLGGALAGGFALAVFMANSGGAWDNAKKYIEEGHHGGKGSEAHKASVIGDTVGDPFKDTSGPSLNILIKLMSMVSIVVAGVTVSFSLL
- a CDS encoding diacylglycerol kinase, yielding MLQERQPEPAARAVEDTVRQDKSTGGLRRIYNALRYSLQGIGAAVKQESAFRQEMILCAVLVPVAALLPVGLLGKALMLGSLFLVLITELLNSAIEWTVDYVSQETHPFARRAKDMGSAAVFFSLVNVLVVWVLVIAQAWQDGMFG
- a CDS encoding pyruvate carboxylase; protein product: MKKLLAANRSEIAVRIFRSATELDMRTVAIYAHEDRFGVHRFKADEAYQVGKDKGPVAAYLDIKGIITLAREKGVDLIHPGYGFLSENATFAKACHEAGIVFVGPRPELLEMMGDKVQARHAAEKVGVPTLPGTPDPISDPKKAMKAAERIGFPLIIKAAHGGGGRGMRIVRDPKQLQSLLEEAQQEAKVAFGNPEVFLERYISKAKHIEVQIIGDQHGNVVHLHERDCSVQRRHQKVVEIAPSLGLPDEVRHALCDAAVKLAKSIRYDNAGTVEFLYDQETQEWFFIEMNPRVQVEHTVTEVITGLDIVRSQILIAQGEPLHGPAVNLPAQDKIARNGFAIQCRITTEDPEKHFTPDYGKIINYRSAAGFGIRLDGAMGDTGAVITPFYDSLLVKLTASDATFQGAIHRMDRALREMRIRGVKTNIPFLENVIAHPIFVSGKASTTLIDTTPELFNFQPRRDRATKLLRYLGEVIVNGNPQVKGRPEPDRSLPVIVPEWEHTTAPADGTRQRLQKLGPQKFAQWVRKEKRLLVTDTTFRDAHQSLLAARVRSYDMLQAAPVMARRLPNLFSMEMWGGATFDTAMRFLHECPYARLRELRERVPNVLFQMLLRGANGVGYSNYPDNVIRAFVTHTAEAGIDLFRVFDSLNYLPNIKVAIEAVTGHTDALCEAALCYTGDILDPDRAKYSLEYYVRLAKELENMGAHILAIKDMAGLCHPLAAEKLIKTLRQEVGIPIHFHTHDSSGIASASILKAAEAGADIVDLAISSLSGLTSQPNLNSVAHALRHSPRDTGLDQATLDELSLYWEAVRQSYGPFDTSPKFGSAEVYRHEMPGGQYTNLREQATALGLGKRWPEVVRYYREVNLMLGDIVKVTPSSKVVGDLAIFLLSKGIEPRDMLNLDPGSTPFPASVVDMLSGGLGQPEGGWPKPLQKVVLGDRKPSTGRPGTKAPKIDLKAEKAELAKRLKREVSDDDLFDHLMYPDVFTALEKARADYGNVSVLPTPAFFYGLKLGEEITVDIEEGKTLYIRLTGIGEPDEEGVRTLTFEINGRARETFVADAAVKPATEHRPQADPADPRQVAAPIPGMISGLNATVGQKVAKGDKLAVIEAMKMQTTVYAPQNGVVDEILVKMGDSVQTKDLLIRLR